The following are encoded together in the Cicer arietinum cultivar CDC Frontier isolate Library 1 chromosome 2, Cicar.CDCFrontier_v2.0, whole genome shotgun sequence genome:
- the LOC101513008 gene encoding HVA22-like protein f, whose product MGVLGTIVRHLDTTIGPGVMLLYPLYASMRAIESPSTLDDQQWLTYWVLYSLITLFELSTYKILSWFPIWPYMKLVFCVWLVLPMFNGAAYIYENYVRRYVKNFGNHGGSNNYNYPEEYKKVLHMMTFDARKAVERYIDRFGPDAFERVIRAAEKEAKKH is encoded by the exons ATGGGTGTCCTTGGAACAATAGTAAGACATTTAGACACAACAATAGG GCCAGGAGTAATGCTTCTTTATCCTTT ATACGCATCAATGAGGGCAATTGAAAGTCCTTCAACCTTAGATGACCAACAATGGCTAACGTATTGGGTTTTATACTCTCTCATAACCCTCTTTGAGCTTTCCACTTATAAGATCCTATCTTG gtTTCCAATTTGGCCATACATGAAGCTTGTGTTTTGCGTATGGTTGGTACTGCCAATGTTCAATGGAGCAGCTTACATATATGAGAATTATGTGAGGAGATATGTCAAGAATTTTGGTAACCATGGAGGTtccaataattataattatcctGAGGAGTACAAAAAGGTCCTTCATATGATGACCTTCGATGCAAGAAAAGCAGTTGAACGTTATATCGATAGATTTGGTCCAGATGCATTTGAGAGAGTGATTAGAGCG GCTGAGAAAGAAGCAAAGAAGCATTGA